In the genome of Serratia symbiotica (Periphyllus acericola), one region contains:
- the cls gene encoding cardiolipin synthase codes for MTIFYTVINWLMVFGYWLLIAGVTLRILMKRRAVPSSMAWLLVIYILPLVGIVAYLSFGELHLGRRRAERAKAMWPSTASRLNELKESRRIFATEYTPVARPLFQLCDRRQGIDGVKGNQLQLFTTTDETLKALIRDIGLARDNIDMVFYIWQPGGLVDQVAESLMAASRRGVHCRLMLDSAGSLQFFRSPYPNMMRHAGIKVVEALKVNLLRVFLRRMDLRQHRKVVLVDNYIAYTGSMNMVDPRYFKQDAGVGQWIDLMARMEGPVASTMGIVYACDWEIETGKRIFPRPPDINIIPCEQESGHTIQVIASGPGFPEELIHQALLTAVYSAREQLIMTTPYFVPSDDLLHAICTAALRGVEVSIIVPRGNDSTMVRWASRAFFSELLEAGVNIYQFTGGLLHTKSVLVDGQLSLIGTVNLDMRSLWLNFEITLVIDDDGFGSDLACVQEDYIARSTLLNAKEWQNRPFWHHLLERLFYFFSPFL; via the coding sequence ATGACAATATTTTATACTGTAATCAATTGGCTCATGGTGTTCGGCTATTGGCTGCTTATCGCCGGGGTGACGCTGCGTATTTTGATGAAACGCCGCGCAGTGCCTTCGTCAATGGCGTGGCTGCTGGTTATTTATATTCTGCCGCTTGTTGGCATCGTGGCCTATTTATCCTTTGGTGAGTTGCATCTGGGTAGACGCCGTGCCGAACGTGCCAAGGCAATGTGGCCATCCACCGCCAGCAGGCTGAATGAACTGAAAGAAAGCCGCAGGATCTTCGCCACAGAGTATACCCCAGTCGCCAGGCCGCTATTCCAACTGTGCGATCGCCGACAGGGCATCGATGGCGTAAAAGGCAATCAGCTCCAGCTGTTCACTACCACCGATGAAACGCTAAAGGCGCTGATCCGTGATATTGGATTGGCTCGCGATAATATAGACATGGTGTTCTATATCTGGCAGCCTGGCGGTCTGGTCGATCAGGTAGCCGAATCGCTGATGGCAGCTTCCCGCCGGGGTGTGCATTGCCGTTTGATGCTGGACTCTGCCGGCAGCTTGCAGTTTTTCCGTAGCCCCTATCCGAACATGATGCGCCATGCTGGCATAAAGGTTGTCGAAGCGCTAAAGGTTAACCTGTTGCGCGTTTTCTTGCGCCGCATGGATCTACGCCAGCACCGCAAAGTAGTGCTGGTCGATAATTATATTGCCTATACTGGCAGCATGAATATGGTCGATCCGCGCTACTTCAAGCAGGACGCTGGGGTGGGCCAGTGGATTGACTTGATGGCACGTATGGAAGGCCCGGTAGCCAGCACCATGGGTATCGTGTATGCCTGCGACTGGGAGATTGAAACCGGCAAACGTATTTTTCCGCGACCACCTGATATCAATATCATCCCGTGCGAGCAGGAAAGCGGCCACACCATCCAGGTGATCGCTTCCGGCCCTGGCTTCCCAGAAGAGTTGATCCATCAGGCGCTACTGACGGCGGTCTATTCGGCGCGTGAGCAATTGATCATGACTACGCCGTACTTTGTGCCAAGCGACGATCTATTGCACGCTATCTGCACTGCGGCCCTACGCGGGGTTGAGGTTAGCATCATCGTGCCGCGTGGCAACGATTCTACGATGGTGCGCTGGGCTAGCCGGGCATTTTTCTCTGAGTTGCTGGAAGCTGGGGTGAATATTTACCAGTTTACCGGTGGCCTGCTACATACCAAGAGCGTGTTAGTAGACGGCCAACTCAGCTTGATCGGCACCGTCAATCTCGACATGCGCAGCCTGTGGCTGAACTTTGAAATCACGCTAGTTATCGACGATGATGGCTTTGGCAGCGATCTGGCCTGCGTGCAAGAAGACTATATCGCTCGTTCAACACTGCTAAATGCCAAAGAGTGGCAAAATCGGCCATTCTGGCACCACTTGCTTGAGCGGCTATTCTACTTTTTCAGCCCATTTCTGTAG
- a CDS encoding endonuclease/exonuclease/phosphatase family protein codes for MLKRTYALRYVAGQPVKRIFPGAINQPLSPTASLPTVGTLRVMVWNIFKQQRDDWLWGLKNYGRDAQLVLLQEAQTTPELVSFAIANYLTTDQVPAFVLPQHPSGVMMLAAAHPVYCCPLREREPLLRLAKSALITVYPVFNDQLLMVVNIHAVNFSLGVDVYSRQLWPIGEQIVNHQGPVIMAGDFNAWNRKRINALYEFASGMALREVNFIDDYRRKAFGRPLDFVFYRDLRVVKSSVLETSASDHNPLLVEFHRS; via the coding sequence TTGCTGAAACGAACTTATGCCTTGAGGTATGTTGCAGGCCAGCCAGTTAAGCGAATTTTCCCTGGTGCCATCAACCAGCCATTGTCGCCAACGGCCTCATTGCCTACTGTTGGTACCCTGCGGGTGATGGTGTGGAACATATTTAAACAGCAGCGAGACGATTGGCTTTGGGGACTGAAAAACTATGGCAGGGATGCGCAACTGGTGCTGCTGCAAGAGGCGCAAACCACCCCGGAACTGGTTAGTTTCGCCATCGCCAACTATCTAACAACCGATCAGGTGCCAGCATTTGTACTACCGCAACATCCATCCGGCGTGATGATGCTGGCGGCGGCACATCCGGTATATTGCTGCCCGCTGCGTGAGCGTGAACCTTTGCTGCGCCTAGCAAAATCGGCCCTGATTACCGTCTACCCGGTGTTCAATGATCAGCTATTGATGGTGGTGAATATCCATGCGGTAAATTTTAGCCTGGGCGTTGATGTTTACAGCAGGCAGTTGTGGCCGATCGGCGAACAAATCGTCAACCATCAGGGACCGGTGATTATGGCCGGGGACTTTAATGCCTGGAACCGCAAACGTATTAATGCACTGTATGAGTTCGCCAGTGGTATGGCGTTACGTGAGGTGAACTTTATCGACGATTATCGCCGCAAGGCTTTTGGTCGCCCGTTGGACTTTGTATTTTATCGGGATCTTCGGGTGGTGAAATCATCGGTGTTGGAGACCAGCGCCTCGGATCACAACCCACTGCTGGTAGAGTTTCACCGGAGCTAG